A region of Vicugna pacos chromosome 7, VicPac4, whole genome shotgun sequence DNA encodes the following proteins:
- the LOC140697490 gene encoding uncharacterized protein C8orf34-like, which yields GAASLWHLGISRPTRRELMTKLITETPDQPIPFLIDHLQSKQGNRGQLQRTLSGSAALWAESETSKHKGTRRDFRSYDKPWQLNAKKPKKSKSDLAVSNISPPSPESKSLPRSVDHPKWNWRTKPESRDFDELNHILQERKKLGKALENLSLSIAISDELDKLEKMKFRRQATFHSHTGQIWF from the exons GGCGCAGCGTCGCTCTGGCACCTGGGAATTTCACGTCCTACACGGAGGGAATTAATGACCAAGTTAATAACTGAGACACCTGACCAGCCAATCCCTTTTCTCATTGACCATCTTCAGTCTAAACAAGGAAACCGTGGACAGCTTCAAAGAACTTTATCTGGATCTGCAGCTCTCTGGGCAGAAAGTGAAACAT CTAAACATAAAGGAACAAGAAGGGATTTCAGAAGCTATGATAAACCCTGGCAATTAAATGCAAAGAAACCTAAAAAGTCAAAAAGTGACCTTGCTGTGTCTAATATTTCTCCACCATCACCAGAATCAAAATCATTGCCAAGGTCAGTAGATCATCCTAAGTGGAACTGGCGGACTAAACCAGAAAGCCGTGATTTTGATGAATTGAACCACATccttcaagagagaaagaaactgggAAAAGCCCTTGAGAATCTCTCTCTAAGTATTGCAATTTCAGATGAACTCGATAAGttggagaaaatgaaattcagaagacAAGCAACGTTTCACAGTCACACAGGCCAAATCTGGTTCTGA